Below is a window of Stappia sp. DNA.
GACGCGCTGAACCGCATTCGCGGCCCCTTCAACGTGTCGGCCGCCGCCCAGGCCGCCGGCGTGGCGGCGGTGCGCGACCGTGCCTTCCTGGAAGAGGCCGTGCGGCACAACGAGACCTGGCTGCCCTGGGTGACGCAGGAGCTGGAAGCCCTCGGGCTCGGCGTCACGCCGAGCGTCGGCAACTTCGTGCTGGTCCATTTCCCGGACGCGCCGGGCAGGACGGCGGCGGAGGCCGATGCCTATCTGGCCGAGCGCGGATGCGTGCTGCGCGCGGTGGGCGCTTATGGCCTGCCGAACGCGCTGCGCATGTCGATCGGCACGGAAGAGGCCAATCGCGACGTCGTCGCGGCGCTGAAGGAGTTCCTCGGCGCCTGACCATTGCCCGCGGGGGGCGCGCGCGCGTGCCGCCCCGCCAAGACAAGCTGACCCATGTCCCAACCGCAGTTCACCCGCGTCGCGCTGATCGGCATCGGCCTGATCGGCTCGTCGCTCGCGCATGTCATGCGCGCCCGCCGGCTCGCCGGCGAAATCGTCGTTTCAACCCGCTCGGAGCACACCCTCGCCCGCGCGCAGGAGCTCGGGCTCGGCGACCGCTATCACCTCGACGCGGCCGAGGCTGTCACCGGTGCGGATCTCGTCATTCTCTGCGTGCCGGTCGGCGCCAGCGAGCAGGTCGCCAAATGGATCGCCCCGGCGCTCGCGCCGGGCGCCATCGTCACCGACGTCGGCTCCACCAAGGGCTCGGTCGTCGCGCAGATGGCGCCGCATCTGCCCGACGGCGTGCATTTCATCCCCGGTCATCCAATCGCCGGCACGGAAGAATCCGGACCCGACGCCGGCTTCGCCGAGCTGTTCGAGGACCGCTGGTGCATCCTCACCCCGGTGCCGGACACCGATGCGGAAGCGCTCGCCCGCCTCACCGCCTTCTGGGAGGCCTGCGGCTCGACCGTCGAGACCATGGACCCCGACCACCACGATCTGGTGCTCGCCATCGTCTCGCATCTGCCGCATATCATCGCCTACAACATCGTCGGCACGGCGGATGATCTGGAAGCGGTCACCAAGTCCGAGGTGATCAAATACTCCGCATCGGGCTTCCGCGACTTCACCCGCCTCGCCGCCTCCGATCCGACCATGTGGCGCGACGTCTGCCTGCACAACAAGGACGCGATCCTGGAGATGCTGGCGCGCTTCTCGGAGGATCTGGCCGCGCTTCAGCGCGCCATCCGCTGGGGCGACGGCGAGGCGCTGTTCGACCTCTTCACGCGCACGCGCGGCATTCGCCGCTCCATCGTGGAGGCCGGGCAGGACACCGACGCGCCGGACTTCGGCCGCCACGCGGCCCGACCCTCGGCGGGCGGCGGGCAGACCTCCGACTAGACGCGCGCCCGCCTCCGCCGGTCGGGCGGAGCGCCGGCGTCTACAGCTTGCGGATCTCGTCCTGGCCGGGACAGGTGGCGAGCGCCTCGCTTGCCGTGCGCCCGTCGCCGAGCGGCGCCCCGGGCCAGATCTCGGCGAGCGGCACCAGCACGAAGGCGCGTTCCCCCATGCGCGGATGGGGGATGCTCAAGCCCTCCTCCTCGACGCGCGCCTCGCCATAGATCAGCACGTCGATGTCGATGATGCGCGGCCCCCAGCGCACGTCGCGCTCGCGGCCGAGCGCGCGTTCCACCTCCAGACAGCGGTCGAGCAGCGCGCGGGGGCCAAGCGTCGTCTCGATCACCGCGCAGGCGTTGCGGTAGTCGTCCTGCGGCACCGGCCCCCAGGGCGGCGTGCGATAGTCGTCGGAGCGCGCGACAACGCGAATGCCATCGGTTTCGCCAAGGGCGGCGAGCGCCGCCTCCAGATGCGCCCGCGTGTCGCCGATGTTGGAGCCGAGCCCAAGGGCCGCGCGCACCGGCGCGTCCTTCGCGACCGCGCTCATGACAGGCCCTCGCGCCGGGTGGCGCCGACGATCCGCGCCGCATCGGCGTGCGGCTGCACATTGTGAACGCGCACCATCGCGGCCCCCTTCATCATTGCGATCGTATGCGCGGCGAGCGATCCGTAGAGCCGGTCGTCGGTCTCTACCCGCAGCACCGCGCCGATGAGCCGCTTGCGCGAGGCCCCGACGAGCAGCGGCAGGCCATGCTTGTGCAGGCTCTCCAGCCGGTTGAGGATCAGATAGTTCTGGTCGAGCGTCTTGCCGAAGCCGATGCCCGGATCGAGCATCAGCCGCGCGCGGGGAATGCCGGCGCGGTCCGCAAGCTCCATGGAGCGCTCGAAGAAGCGGTCGATGTCGGCGAGGATGTCGATCTGCGGATCGGCCGCCGCGCGATTGTGCATCATGATCGCGGCGGCGCCGGCCTCGGCCACCGTGTCCGCCATCGCCGGGTCCTTCTGGAAGCCCCAGACATCGTTGACGATCACCGCCCCGGCCGCGCAGGCCCGGCGCGCGATCTCCGCCTTGTAGGTGTCGATGGACACCGGCAGACCGAGCGCCACCACGTCGTCGAGAACCGGGGAAAGGCGTCGCCATTCCTCGTCCAGCGGAACGGGCGTGGCGCCGGGCCGTGTGCTTTCGCCGCCGATGTCGAGCACGTCAGCGCCATGGGCGGCCATCTTGCGCGCGCTCGCCAGCGCGTCCTCGCGCGCCAGAAAGCGCCCGCCATCGGAAAAGGAGTCCGGCGTGACGTTGAGGATCCCCATCACGCGCGGCACGGTGAGGTCGAGCGATCCGCCCGCAAAGGCGAGGCGCGCCGGATCGGGGAGACGTGTCATGGTCGGCCTGGCTGCTCCGCGCGAGAGGTCTTGACGGCATTCGCCCGACCGGCGCGCACCGCCCGGTCGAAACGGAAGCCGTCATGCGCCCATCGCGCCCATACGTCAAGGGCGGGGCGTCAAGGGCGGGGCGCCAAGGGCGGGGCGTCAAGGGCAGGGCGTCGCGGCACGCCCGCCACCGCTTCCGTCTCGGCGACCGCGGCCGGCCCTCAGGGCGCGGAGGCCTCCCCGCGCCGGTTGTAGCGCCCGAGCCCCACATAGGACCCGACGGCCAGGAACAGCATCGCCGGCGGCACCACGATCATGCCGAGCAGCGGATCGCCCAGGGCGGCGGCCACCAGAGACCCGAGCAGCCCGGCGCCGAACTGCAGGAAGCCCATCATCGACGAGGCGGCGCCCGCGATCCTGGGAAATCCCTGCAAGGCGGCCGTCGAGGTCGAGGGCAGAGACATGGCGAGCGAGAAGGCGAAGAGGCCGACCGGCCCCATCACGCCCAGAAACGTCGGCGCGCGCAGCGTGAGCAGCGCGATCATGAGACAGCCCGCGACGACCATGCAACTGAGACTGAAGGGCAGCAGCCGGGTCGCGTCGACCCGCTTGAGCAACCTCCCGGTGACGATGGTCCCGGCGATGAAGGAGCCCGATTGCAGCATCATCCCGAAGCCGAACTCCACCGGCGTCAGGCCGACGCCGTCGATCAGCACGAAGGGCAGCAGCGTCGCCAGCGTGTAGATCGTGCCGATGCCGAAGCCGACCAGCAGGCTGGGCTGGAGATAGCGCGGATCGATCATCAGGCTCAGGTAGTTGCGCAACAGGACGCCGGGCCGCAGATGGGTCCGGTCGATATAGGCGTTGGTCTCGCGCAAGGCGACGAGCACGGCCCCGGTCAGCCCCACGCCGTAGACGATCATCGCCCAGAAGATCTCGCGCCAGCCGAAGAACTCCAGCGTCAGCCCGCCGATCGAGGGCGCCAGCGCGGGCCCGAGCGCCAGCATCATGGCGATGGTGTTCATGATCCGCGCCGAGGTCTGCCCGGTGAACTGGTCGCGCACGATGGCCCGCGACACGGCCACGCCCACCGAGGCGCCGACGCCCTGCATGGTGCGCGCGACCAGCATCCATTCGATGGTCGGCGCGAAGGTCGCCATCACCGTGGACACGAGATAGAGCGCGAGAAAGACGAGCGTCACCGCCTTGCGCCCGAAGGCGTCGGTCAGCGGTCCACAGACGAGCTGGGTCAGCGCGAAGCCGGTGAAATAGGCGGTGAGCGTCAGTTTCACCATGGAGTCCGAGGTATCGAACACCTGCGCCAGCACCGGCATCGCCGGCGTGTAGAGCGCCATTGTGATCGGCCCGATGGCGACGAGCCCGGCGCCGAGCGC
It encodes the following:
- a CDS encoding prephenate/arogenate dehydrogenase family protein: MSQPQFTRVALIGIGLIGSSLAHVMRARRLAGEIVVSTRSEHTLARAQELGLGDRYHLDAAEAVTGADLVILCVPVGASEQVAKWIAPALAPGAIVTDVGSTKGSVVAQMAPHLPDGVHFIPGHPIAGTEESGPDAGFAELFEDRWCILTPVPDTDAEALARLTAFWEACGSTVETMDPDHHDLVLAIVSHLPHIIAYNIVGTADDLEAVTKSEVIKYSASGFRDFTRLAASDPTMWRDVCLHNKDAILEMLARFSEDLAALQRAIRWGDGEALFDLFTRTRGIRRSIVEAGQDTDAPDFGRHAARPSAGGGQTSD
- the folK gene encoding 2-amino-4-hydroxy-6-hydroxymethyldihydropteridine diphosphokinase — protein: MSAVAKDAPVRAALGLGSNIGDTRAHLEAALAALGETDGIRVVARSDDYRTPPWGPVPQDDYRNACAVIETTLGPRALLDRCLEVERALGRERDVRWGPRIIDIDVLIYGEARVEEEGLSIPHPRMGERAFVLVPLAEIWPGAPLGDGRTASEALATCPGQDEIRKL
- the folP gene encoding dihydropteroate synthase; this translates as MTRLPDPARLAFAGGSLDLTVPRVMGILNVTPDSFSDGGRFLAREDALASARKMAAHGADVLDIGGESTRPGATPVPLDEEWRRLSPVLDDVVALGLPVSIDTYKAEIARRACAAGAVIVNDVWGFQKDPAMADTVAEAGAAAIMMHNRAAADPQIDILADIDRFFERSMELADRAGIPRARLMLDPGIGFGKTLDQNYLILNRLESLHKHGLPLLVGASRKRLIGAVLRVETDDRLYGSLAAHTIAMMKGAAMVRVHNVQPHADAARIVGATRREGLS
- a CDS encoding multidrug effflux MFS transporter translates to MRDVPDPSLSGGASPGDTARPPMSEARTAALGAGLVAIGPITMALYTPAMPVLAQVFDTSDSMVKLTLTAYFTGFALTQLVCGPLTDAFGRKAVTLVFLALYLVSTVMATFAPTIEWMLVARTMQGVGASVGVAVSRAIVRDQFTGQTSARIMNTIAMMLALGPALAPSIGGLTLEFFGWREIFWAMIVYGVGLTGAVLVALRETNAYIDRTHLRPGVLLRNYLSLMIDPRYLQPSLLVGFGIGTIYTLATLLPFVLIDGVGLTPVEFGFGMMLQSGSFIAGTIVTGRLLKRVDATRLLPFSLSCMVVAGCLMIALLTLRAPTFLGVMGPVGLFAFSLAMSLPSTSTAALQGFPRIAGAASSMMGFLQFGAGLLGSLVAAALGDPLLGMIVVPPAMLFLAVGSYVGLGRYNRRGEASAP